In the genome of Triticum urartu cultivar G1812 chromosome 5, Tu2.1, whole genome shotgun sequence, one region contains:
- the LOC125506889 gene encoding uncharacterized protein LOC125506889 — MQGGCIADIGSCGTGFDSASGSVRTKKFRTKGSELADRKGEKNKAMPRAPSICCSSIDEALSFSSRARCNKRLVLFPSREPRERPAPRRAKLIFKTGSSGALKRAGPLKGRLLCERSSESTRVLRMKGVYNWDAT; from the coding sequence ATGCAAGGAGGATGTATAGCTGATATAGGATCTTGTGGAACTGGATTTGATTCTGCAAGCGGTTCGGTACGAACGAAGAAATTTCGAACAAAAGGATCGGAACTCGCTGATAGGAAAGGAGAGAAAAACAAAGCAATGCCAAGAGCTCCGTCAATCTGCTGTTCATCGATAGACGAAGCTCTCTCTTTTTCATCTCGTGCCAGATGTAACAAAAGATTAGTCCTTTTTCCTTCTCGCGAACCACGGGAGCGCCCAGCGCCCAGAAGAGCAAAGCTCATTTTCAAAACAGGGTCAAGCGGCGCATTAAAAAGGGCTGGCCCGTTAAAAGGACGCTTACTTTGCGAACGAAGTTCAGAATCAACAAGGGTTCTCCGAATGAAGGGAGTGTACAACTGGGACGCAACCTAA